A stretch of Arachis hypogaea cultivar Tifrunner chromosome 15, arahy.Tifrunner.gnm2.J5K5, whole genome shotgun sequence DNA encodes these proteins:
- the LOC112749369 gene encoding peroxidase 47-like produces MAKTPGGAGIRGDLLAGGGYGEDFLPAGTGTGPRLLNRAGAGIESLTTTSQSLTQSSHASPSRTLQQPTGSPSSLSSSRLPIVASSSVIAHLQFVPSSLVVAPSPVIASSPAVAFSPRGCDGSILIDSTKGNKAEKGSPANLSLRGYEIIDDIKEALERQCPEVVSCADILALAARDAIFFAGGPVYDIPKERKDGTRSKIEDTINLPSPNFNASDLIKMFGQHGFSAQEMVALSGAHTIGVARCSSFKNRLTKVDPNLNSEFANTLSRTCSAGDNAEQPFDETRDDFDNLYFDALVSGDGVLTSDQTLFTSPRTRNFVNSYAQNQALFFLDFQQAMVKMSLLDIKEGSKGQVRDNCHKIN; encoded by the exons ATGGCAAAAACCCCCGGCGGGGCGGGTATCCGCGGGGATTTACTCGCCGGGGGCGGATATGGGGAGGATTTTCTACCTGCGGGGACGGGGACGGGGCCCCGTTTATTAAACAGGGCGGGGGCGGGGATAGAG TCCCTCACCACCACCTCTCAGTCTCTCACGCAGTCAAGTCACGCTTCACCGTCACGCACACTGCAACAGCCAACAGGGAGTCCGTCATCTTTGTCGTCGTCGCGTCTTCCCATTGTCGCAAGTTCGTCGGTCATCGCGCATTTGCAGTTCGTCCCCTCTTCACTGGTCGTCGCGCCTTCGCCGGTCATCGCCTCTTCGCCGGCCGTTGCCTTTTCTCCTCGT GGATGTGATGGATCGATTTTGATTGATTCCACAAAGGGTAACAAAGCAGAAAAGGGTTCACCAGCAAATTTGAGTTTGAGAGGCTATGAAATCATAGATGACATCAAAGAAGCGCTTGAAAGACAATGCCCTGAAGTAGTTTCATGTGCTGATATTCTTGCTTTAGCTGCTAGAGATGCAATTTTCTTT GCAGGGGGGCCAGTTTATGACATACCAAAGGAAAGAAAAGATGGAACAAGGTCCAAAATTGAGGATACCATTAATCTGCCATCTCCCAACTTCAATGCTTCTGATCTCATCAAGATGTTTGGCCAACATGGCTTTTCAGCACAAGAGATGGTGGCTCTCTCTG GGGCTCACACAATAGGAGTAGCTAGGTGTTCTTCTTTCAAGAACAGGCTAACAAAAGTGGATCCAAATTTGAACTCAGAATTTGCAAACACACTGTCCAGAACATGCAGTGCCGGTGACAATGCTGAGCAGCCCTTCGATGAAACAAGGGATGATTTCGACAACTTGTACTTCGACGCTTTGGTCTCCGGCGATGGTGTTCTCACATCCGATCAAACATTGTTCACTAGTCCAAGAACTAGGAATTTTGTCAACTCTTATGCACAGAACCAAGCCTTGTTCTTCTTGGATTTCCAACAAGCTATGGTCAAAATGAGCTTGCTTGATATCAAAGAAGGTTCCAAGGGTCAAGTTAGAGATAACTGCCACAAAATAAATTGA